Proteins found in one Sulfuricurvum sp. IAE1 genomic segment:
- a CDS encoding peptidase U32 family protein, translating to MNKVELLSPAGNLEKLKIAIDYGADAVYGGVSHFSLRIRSGKEFDMESFKEGIDYAHARGKKVYVTINGFPFNSQLKLLKEHISQMASLEPDAFIVATPGVLKLAHQIAPHIPLHLSTQANVMNVLDAQVYYDMGARRIIAAREISLKDLQQIKAELPDLEIEVFVHGSMCFAYSGRCLISTLQSGRVPNRGSCANDCRFPYEMYAANPETGTLFKLVEDEGVGTYIMNSKDLNLASHIKEILDAGCVDSLKIEGRTKAPYYAAITAKVYRRAIDDYYAGQFDGETYQRELNTMQNRGFTDAYLINRPFEKHDTQNLDFTMMMGTHQVSGLVDESGEFFECKYKTFPGDAMELVFPEGSPVEAVENDIGRIWEEEGGWKISFKQLLAESGKVWDQVHSGNLNRFVLPAKLPPFTFFRIPATEEMGVITKC from the coding sequence TTGAACAAAGTCGAACTCCTCTCTCCCGCGGGCAATCTCGAAAAGCTCAAAATCGCCATTGATTACGGTGCCGATGCCGTGTACGGCGGCGTGAGCCATTTTTCGCTCCGGATCCGTTCGGGGAAAGAGTTCGACATGGAGAGTTTCAAAGAGGGGATCGACTACGCCCATGCGCGGGGCAAAAAAGTCTACGTCACCATTAACGGTTTTCCGTTCAATTCGCAGCTGAAGCTCCTCAAAGAACACATTTCCCAGATGGCGTCACTGGAACCCGATGCGTTCATCGTCGCGACGCCGGGGGTCCTCAAACTCGCCCACCAGATCGCTCCGCACATTCCGCTGCACCTCTCGACGCAGGCAAACGTCATGAACGTGCTGGATGCGCAGGTATATTACGACATGGGCGCGCGGCGCATCATCGCGGCGCGCGAGATTTCGCTCAAAGACCTCCAGCAGATCAAAGCCGAACTCCCCGACCTCGAAATCGAAGTTTTCGTCCACGGATCGATGTGTTTTGCCTACAGCGGGCGCTGCCTCATCTCGACGCTCCAGAGCGGGCGTGTTCCCAACCGTGGAAGCTGCGCTAACGATTGCCGTTTCCCCTACGAAATGTACGCGGCCAATCCCGAAACGGGGACGCTTTTCAAGCTCGTCGAGGACGAAGGGGTCGGAACTTACATCATGAATTCCAAAGACCTCAACCTTGCCAGCCATATCAAGGAGATTCTGGATGCGGGGTGTGTCGATTCACTCAAAATCGAAGGACGCACCAAAGCCCCCTATTACGCCGCGATCACCGCAAAAGTCTATCGTCGTGCGATTGACGATTATTATGCCGGGCAATTCGACGGCGAGACGTACCAGCGCGAACTGAACACGATGCAAAACCGCGGTTTCACCGACGCCTACCTCATCAACCGCCCGTTCGAGAAACACGACACCCAGAATCTCGATTTCACGATGATGATGGGGACCCACCAGGTGAGCGGCCTCGTCGATGAGAGCGGAGAGTTTTTCGAATGCAAATACAAAACCTTCCCCGGCGATGCGATGGAGCTGGTCTTCCCCGAAGGATCACCCGTCGAAGCGGTCGAGAACGACATCGGACGTATCTGGGAGGAGGAAGGGGGATGGAAAATCTCCTTCAAACAACTCCTGGCCGAAAGCGGCAAGGTGTGGGACCAGGTCCACAGCGGCAACCTCAACCGTTTCGTCCTGCCGGCCAAATTGCCGCCGTTTACGTTTTTCCGTATTCCAGCTACCGAAGAAATGGGGGTGATAACCAAATGTTGA
- the purE gene encoding 5-(carboxyamino)imidazole ribonucleotide mutase, which yields MKFVSIIMGSKSDFDVMKSCSETLEAFGVQYELIISSAHRSPERTKDYIAKAEAKGAQVFIAAAGMAAHLAGVLASKTIKPVIGVPMSASALSGIDALLSTVQMPAGMPVATVAIGKAGAINSAYLAMQIMALENEELRMKLQEDRISKAKKVEMDSLEIETIL from the coding sequence ATGAAATTTGTATCAATCATCATGGGGAGCAAAAGCGATTTCGACGTTATGAAATCGTGCTCGGAAACACTCGAAGCGTTCGGCGTACAGTACGAACTGATCATCTCCTCGGCTCACCGCAGCCCGGAACGTACGAAAGACTATATCGCGAAAGCCGAAGCCAAAGGGGCGCAGGTTTTCATCGCCGCAGCCGGCATGGCGGCACACCTGGCGGGCGTTCTGGCTTCCAAAACGATCAAGCCGGTCATCGGGGTACCGATGAGCGCATCGGCACTGAGCGGTATCGACGCCCTCCTCTCCACGGTTCAGATGCCTGCGGGTATGCCGGTCGCGACCGTCGCCATCGGAAAAGCGGGAGCCATCAACTCGGCCTATCTCGCGATGCAGATCATGGCCCTCGAAAACGAAGAACTTCGCATGAAGCTTCAGGAAGACCGCATCTCCAAAGCGAAAAAAGTGGAGATGGATTCACTCGAAATCGAGACCATTCTATAA
- a CDS encoding DUF3972 domain-containing protein has protein sequence MQGHWMSIDEYARLAQMDRSEVETLIVRGKLTTFVEDGKVLIDATQGMAGIVPSTLHELSASEADVTMGANFVEKTIGTIINLHEKVLVAKEETIESIKNENEFLKEALASLQELYEEDRKTIETLTEQLRLSQQEVEFMRRKYKLMWGKVIDEYGTEKA, from the coding sequence ATGCAGGGACATTGGATGAGTATCGACGAATACGCGCGGCTGGCGCAAATGGACCGAAGCGAGGTTGAGACGCTGATCGTTCGCGGAAAGCTCACCACCTTCGTCGAAGACGGAAAGGTACTCATCGACGCGACACAGGGGATGGCGGGAATCGTCCCCTCAACCCTGCATGAGCTCAGCGCGTCCGAAGCCGACGTTACGATGGGGGCCAATTTCGTCGAAAAGACGATCGGGACCATCATCAACCTCCACGAAAAAGTCCTCGTTGCCAAAGAAGAGACGATCGAATCGATCAAGAACGAAAACGAATTTCTCAAAGAGGCCCTCGCGTCACTTCAGGAGCTCTACGAAGAAGACCGCAAAACGATCGAAACCCTCACCGAACAGCTCCGTCTCTCCCAGCAGGAGGTCGAGTTCATGCGCCGCAAATACAAACTGATGTGGGGCAAAGTGATCGACGAGTACGGCACGGAAAAAGCGTGA
- a CDS encoding DUF89 domain-containing protein, which yields MTIQPECIGCIAAQSRRVCDAIHADETLSGEITRYVDGKLEEADFSLSPPVLAAPLYEAMARIAGKYDLYDEQKCQATAQAREYLPYLRETIESAEDPLTALLKTAVVGNVIDLAAEVSFDLHDAINSVFDTPFALDDSHALHQALQNAKTLLYIGDNTGEHIFDALVIEKLSTLYPGCAITYAVRGNPIINDVTMKEAREAGFERYCSLCDSGVPTPGFVYELATQEARSLFDTADLILAKGMGNYECMTPQRRKGIAFLLKVKCSVVAASLGQNIGDIVCKFD from the coding sequence GTGACCATCCAGCCCGAATGTATCGGGTGCATCGCCGCCCAAAGCCGTCGCGTATGCGATGCGATCCATGCCGATGAAACCCTGAGCGGCGAAATCACCCGCTATGTGGACGGGAAACTCGAAGAAGCCGATTTCTCCCTTTCACCTCCCGTTCTGGCCGCACCGCTTTATGAAGCGATGGCGCGTATCGCCGGAAAATACGATCTGTATGACGAACAAAAATGCCAGGCAACCGCGCAGGCGCGTGAATATCTTCCCTACCTTCGCGAAACGATCGAATCGGCTGAAGACCCGCTTACCGCCCTGCTGAAAACGGCGGTCGTCGGCAACGTCATCGATCTGGCGGCGGAAGTGAGTTTTGACCTTCACGACGCGATCAATTCGGTTTTCGACACCCCTTTTGCGCTTGATGATTCTCATGCTTTGCACCAAGCGCTTCAAAACGCGAAAACATTGCTCTACATCGGGGACAATACGGGAGAACACATTTTCGACGCTCTCGTCATCGAAAAGCTCTCGACCCTCTATCCCGGGTGTGCAATCACCTACGCGGTGCGCGGAAATCCCATCATAAACGACGTCACGATGAAAGAGGCCCGCGAGGCTGGGTTCGAGCGCTACTGTTCCCTTTGCGACAGCGGGGTTCCGACTCCGGGATTCGTCTACGAGCTGGCAACGCAAGAGGCCCGAAGCCTCTTCGACACGGCTGATCTGATCCTCGCCAAAGGGATGGGGAATTACGAATGCATGACCCCACAGCGCCGGAAAGGGATCGCCTTTTTACTCAAGGTAAAATGCTCCGTTGTCGCCGCTTCGCTGGGGCAAAACATCGGCGATATCGTCTGCAAATTCGACTGA
- a CDS encoding ABC transporter substrate-binding protein, with the protein MIRFWILFLVCAAFLHAQKPLERVSVQLQWADQFQFAGYYVAKEKGFYAEAGLDVSIRPFDPKRLAIDEVMEGRSEYGIGRSSLLVDRMRGKPVVALAAIFQSSPFVLLSARSANIRSPKDLIGKRIMMTQDFQDTIAIRAMVNSQGMRMEELKFIEHSYNPIDIANGKTDVMACYISNEPFTLKEKGIETNALNPEQYGFDFYSDILFTSEKELKHHPERVRAFVTATLKGWQYAFDHIEETARLIKTRYNTQNKSYASLVYEGQILKELAYRGNQPLGAMNLEKFRRISDIYKVMGIPQDEKRLRGFLYEDTSRIALPLSIEERSLLQMRTIRYTSTFSWPPFNYRSQSGALEGIAADFWALVVKRSGMQTEFTPALTWNGVLDAIKTKSADVTLGTSISPDKEPYALFSKPYASFPNVIVTNKKIDFLPGLSALEGKNVAIGNGYGIAALIAKKYPAIRIVGVDDTREGLKLLSSGRVDAVIDILPVVAFLMNEYSYVDLKISGTTEFMFDVRMMIRNDYPELKSIIDKGIDSITPAERQKIFNRYIAVTYEDTIDYRWVYGIGFGALAVIALFMWRQFELGRYNRKLLQMASTDPLTQLPNRIKTDEKLAECHAYYERHRRPYAVVILDIDWFKRINDTFGHLVGDKTLISIAQILRSHVRGTDTVGRWGGEEFIIVCPETDIEGARQVAEKLRGVINEYDFETVHTLTCSFGISESRDDDRVEDVVGRADSALYQAKEEGRNRVCAL; encoded by the coding sequence ATGATCCGTTTTTGGATACTTTTTTTAGTGTGTGCGGCGTTTTTGCATGCCCAAAAGCCACTCGAGAGAGTTTCGGTGCAGCTTCAATGGGCGGACCAGTTCCAGTTCGCCGGGTATTACGTGGCCAAGGAAAAAGGGTTTTACGCCGAAGCGGGGCTGGACGTTTCCATCCGCCCCTTTGATCCCAAAAGACTTGCGATCGATGAGGTGATGGAAGGTCGCTCCGAATACGGGATCGGACGCTCCTCGCTTCTGGTCGACCGGATGAGGGGCAAACCGGTCGTGGCACTGGCGGCGATTTTTCAAAGTTCCCCTTTCGTGTTGCTCTCCGCGCGATCAGCCAATATCCGAAGTCCCAAAGACCTGATCGGCAAACGGATCATGATGACGCAGGATTTTCAGGATACGATTGCGATTCGCGCGATGGTCAATTCGCAGGGAATGCGGATGGAAGAGCTCAAATTTATCGAGCACAGTTATAATCCCATCGACATCGCCAACGGAAAAACCGACGTCATGGCGTGCTATATTTCGAACGAGCCGTTCACCCTCAAAGAAAAGGGGATCGAAACCAACGCCCTTAATCCCGAACAGTACGGGTTCGATTTTTACAGCGATATACTCTTTACCAGCGAGAAGGAACTCAAACACCACCCCGAACGGGTGCGCGCCTTCGTCACCGCGACCCTGAAGGGATGGCAGTACGCGTTCGACCATATCGAAGAGACCGCAAGGCTGATCAAAACCCGATACAACACTCAGAACAAATCGTACGCAAGCCTCGTTTACGAGGGGCAGATACTCAAAGAGCTCGCTTACCGGGGCAATCAGCCGCTGGGGGCCATGAACCTCGAAAAATTCCGCCGTATTTCGGATATTTACAAAGTGATGGGGATACCGCAGGACGAAAAGAGGCTGAGAGGATTTTTGTACGAAGATACCTCGCGGATCGCTCTTCCTTTGAGCATCGAGGAGCGTTCCTTGCTGCAGATGCGGACGATACGCTACACCTCTACGTTCAGCTGGCCCCCCTTCAACTACCGTTCGCAAAGCGGCGCGCTCGAAGGGATCGCGGCCGACTTCTGGGCACTTGTCGTCAAACGCAGCGGGATGCAAACCGAGTTTACCCCTGCACTGACATGGAACGGCGTACTCGATGCGATCAAGACCAAATCGGCCGACGTGACGCTGGGGACGTCGATTTCCCCCGACAAAGAACCCTACGCCCTTTTCTCCAAACCCTACGCCTCTTTCCCAAACGTAATCGTGACCAACAAAAAAATCGATTTTCTCCCGGGCCTTTCGGCGTTGGAGGGGAAAAACGTCGCGATCGGAAACGGTTACGGCATCGCTGCCCTGATCGCGAAAAAATACCCCGCCATCCGTATTGTCGGGGTGGACGACACGCGAGAGGGACTCAAACTGCTCAGTTCGGGACGTGTTGACGCGGTGATCGACATCCTTCCCGTCGTCGCCTTTTTGATGAACGAATACTCGTACGTCGATTTGAAAATTTCGGGAACGACCGAGTTCATGTTCGACGTTCGGATGATGATCCGAAACGACTATCCCGAACTCAAATCGATTATCGACAAAGGGATCGATTCGATTACTCCGGCCGAGCGGCAGAAGATTTTCAACCGCTACATCGCGGTGACGTACGAAGACACCATCGACTATCGCTGGGTGTATGGAATCGGCTTTGGGGCACTGGCGGTGATTGCATTGTTCATGTGGAGGCAGTTCGAACTGGGACGCTATAACCGCAAACTTTTGCAGATGGCTTCGACCGATCCGCTCACCCAGCTTCCCAACCGGATCAAAACCGACGAGAAACTGGCCGAATGTCATGCCTACTACGAACGTCATCGCCGTCCCTATGCGGTCGTCATCCTCGACATCGACTGGTTCAAGCGGATCAACGATACGTTCGGGCACCTAGTCGGGGACAAGACGCTCATCAGCATCGCGCAGATCCTGCGCAGCCACGTTCGCGGGACCGATACCGTCGGACGTTGGGGCGGTGAAGAATTCATCATCGTCTGTCCCGAAACCGATATAGAGGGGGCGCGTCAGGTAGCCGAGAAACTGCGCGGTGTTATCAACGAATACGATTTCGAGACGGTGCACACGCTTACCTGCAGTTTCGGGATCAGCGAATCGCGCGATGACGATCGTGTGGAGGATGTCGTCGGGCGTGCCGACAGTGCCTTGTATCAGGCCAAAGAAGAGGGGAGAAACCGGGTCTGCGCCCTTTGA
- the glyQ gene encoding glycine--tRNA ligase subunit alpha, giving the protein MITFGDLLLKLQQFWNEQGCAVVQPYDVAAGAGTFHPATFLRSLDSRPWSVAYVAPSRRPTDGRYGENPNRLGSYYQFQVLIKPSPENIQELYLKSLEYLGLDLAQHDIRFVEDNWESPTLGAWGLGWEVWLNGMEVTQFTYFQQVGGVACDPVAVEITYGTERLAMYLQGVDTVFDIVWSENAFGKTLYRDIHKEGEIEFSKYNFEIADTAMLFADFEAKAAECKRCLDAGLPLPAYDLCMMASHTFNTLDARKAISVTERANYILKIRELARGCAELYKEQEEERIQRVRS; this is encoded by the coding sequence ATGATTACTTTCGGCGATCTGCTTTTGAAACTGCAACAATTCTGGAACGAACAGGGGTGCGCGGTCGTACAGCCCTACGACGTTGCCGCAGGGGCGGGAACGTTTCATCCCGCAACCTTCCTGCGCTCTTTGGATTCCCGGCCATGGTCGGTGGCATACGTCGCGCCCAGCCGTCGTCCCACCGACGGGCGCTACGGCGAAAATCCCAACCGCCTGGGAAGCTACTACCAGTTTCAGGTGCTGATCAAACCGAGCCCCGAAAATATCCAGGAACTTTATCTCAAAAGCCTCGAGTACCTCGGTCTTGACCTTGCACAGCACGATATCCGCTTCGTCGAGGACAACTGGGAATCCCCGACGCTGGGAGCCTGGGGACTGGGCTGGGAAGTATGGCTCAACGGTATGGAAGTGACACAGTTTACCTACTTCCAGCAAGTCGGAGGCGTCGCCTGCGATCCCGTGGCGGTCGAAATCACCTACGGTACGGAACGTCTGGCGATGTACCTGCAGGGGGTCGATACGGTCTTTGACATCGTCTGGAGTGAAAATGCCTTCGGAAAAACCCTTTACCGCGACATCCACAAGGAAGGGGAAATCGAATTCAGCAAATACAATTTCGAAATCGCTGATACCGCAATGCTCTTTGCCGATTTTGAAGCCAAAGCGGCCGAATGCAAACGGTGTCTGGATGCGGGGCTTCCCCTTCCCGCGTACGATCTGTGCATGATGGCCTCGCACACGTTCAACACCCTCGATGCGCGCAAAGCGATCTCGGTGACCGAACGGGCCAATTACATCCTCAAAATCCGCGAACTCGCGCGCGGATGTGCGGAACTCTACAAAGAGCAGGAAGAGGAGCGGATTCAAAGGGTCCGCTCCTGA
- a CDS encoding AAA family ATPase, producing the protein MQTLIGQIDKIIYENNGFFIARLRSGEKISAHYYESDVAHLEGAAITLKGAWEEHEKYGRSFRAESLLVNQHELFFFLNRVVKGFTKKLTAELIERYTTEGLIDILDNDIDRLMEIKGMSAKRLAKLSAGWKQFRSMRLLGEYLAPFGVTPSLLRLIAEAMRDVGDPIEAIRANPYGLMRINGIGFKKADEIAVQMGIGIHDPRRIQAAMEYTLGEYCDAEGNSCIERETLYDKLDLLLELGDHTPYDEALEDRIREGSIVRLRSGKLAPTRIFEAEQFLLEQFCKRGKPLFPELCDDLAAFLSERGLNLGEQQYKALEAINSGTGLLFLVGYAGTGKSTTAKALLDLLSLRHDAALIMTCALSGIASQRIRERSGYQSSTIQSLLVRFESHDEMPYKVVLIDEASMINSTLFARLIAKISSDAIVIVVGDDAQLPPIGAGNPLSDAIALNLAPTVTLTHIYRQRDDQAIALIANDIRQGKIPSYREAYDDFAFFPVELPNRHALKNSLGADAFSEAIQTLAHNTLARIAEVTLEHLADSREKLRAKEIRDYLSAFQVLSPMRSNTLGVENLNTVLQEYFNPNPKKKIATRKGELRLMDKVVHVKNENILSYTPDEFKEGGEPSERRIFNGMCGLLFRIDDEDELAFVYYPNEELIVQYKVEGIGELLNLSYALSIHKVQGMEYDTVVIVMSFSHHIMLNAKLLYTAVTRAKRRCIVIGESGAFESASRRLEHTKRATVMQELAKG; encoded by the coding sequence ATGCAAACCCTGATCGGCCAAATCGACAAAATCATCTACGAGAACAACGGCTTCTTCATCGCGCGGCTGCGCAGCGGGGAGAAGATCAGCGCCCATTATTACGAGAGCGACGTCGCGCACCTTGAGGGGGCGGCGATCACGCTCAAAGGGGCGTGGGAGGAGCACGAGAAGTACGGCCGGAGCTTCCGGGCCGAATCGCTGCTGGTCAACCAGCATGAGCTCTTCTTTTTCCTCAACCGCGTCGTGAAAGGCTTTACGAAAAAGCTGACCGCCGAGCTGATCGAGCGCTACACCACCGAAGGGCTGATCGACATCCTCGACAACGACATCGACCGCCTCATGGAGATCAAGGGGATGAGCGCCAAACGGCTCGCCAAGCTCTCGGCCGGATGGAAACAGTTTCGCTCCATGCGGCTTCTGGGCGAATATCTCGCCCCCTTCGGGGTCACCCCCTCCCTGCTGCGCCTCATCGCCGAAGCGATGCGCGATGTCGGCGATCCGATCGAAGCGATCCGTGCCAACCCCTACGGCCTGATGCGGATCAACGGGATCGGTTTCAAAAAAGCCGACGAAATCGCCGTCCAGATGGGAATAGGAATCCATGATCCCCGCCGTATCCAGGCCGCCATGGAATACACGCTGGGCGAATATTGCGACGCTGAGGGGAACAGCTGCATCGAGCGCGAAACCCTCTACGACAAACTCGACCTGCTGCTCGAACTCGGAGATCACACCCCCTACGACGAAGCGCTTGAAGACCGCATCCGCGAGGGGAGCATCGTCCGTCTCCGCAGCGGCAAGCTCGCCCCGACACGGATTTTCGAGGCCGAACAGTTTCTCCTGGAGCAGTTTTGCAAACGGGGAAAGCCCCTTTTCCCCGAGCTATGCGATGACCTGGCCGCTTTTTTGTCCGAGCGGGGCCTAAATCTGGGCGAACAGCAGTACAAAGCGCTCGAAGCCATCAATTCGGGAACCGGACTCCTCTTTCTCGTAGGATACGCCGGAACCGGGAAAAGCACGACGGCCAAAGCACTGCTCGATCTGCTCAGCCTCCGCCATGATGCCGCGCTGATCATGACCTGCGCGCTGAGCGGCATCGCTTCCCAGCGGATACGGGAGCGGAGCGGTTATCAGAGTTCCACGATCCAAAGCCTGCTGGTACGGTTCGAGTCCCACGACGAAATGCCCTACAAGGTGGTCCTGATCGACGAAGCCTCGATGATCAATTCGACCCTTTTTGCCCGCCTGATCGCCAAAATATCTTCCGATGCGATCGTCATCGTCGTCGGCGACGATGCCCAGCTCCCCCCGATCGGCGCGGGCAATCCTCTCAGCGACGCCATCGCGCTGAACCTGGCTCCGACGGTGACGCTCACCCATATTTACCGTCAGCGCGACGACCAGGCCATCGCCCTCATCGCCAACGATATCCGGCAGGGAAAAATCCCCTCCTATCGCGAAGCCTACGACGACTTCGCCTTTTTCCCCGTCGAACTTCCCAACCGCCATGCCCTCAAAAACAGCCTCGGGGCCGACGCGTTTTCCGAAGCGATCCAGACGCTTGCCCACAACACTCTCGCCCGAATCGCCGAAGTGACGCTCGAGCACCTGGCCGATTCCCGCGAGAAACTACGCGCCAAAGAGATCCGCGACTACCTGAGCGCCTTCCAGGTCCTTTCCCCGATGCGCTCGAACACGCTGGGGGTAGAGAATCTCAACACCGTGCTGCAGGAGTATTTCAACCCCAATCCGAAAAAGAAAATCGCAACCCGAAAAGGGGAGCTGCGCCTGATGGACAAGGTGGTCCACGTCAAAAACGAAAACATCCTCTCCTACACCCCAGACGAGTTCAAAGAGGGGGGTGAACCGAGCGAACGGCGTATTTTCAACGGGATGTGCGGACTGCTGTTCCGGATCGATGACGAGGACGAGCTCGCGTTCGTCTACTACCCAAACGAAGAGCTGATCGTGCAGTACAAGGTCGAAGGGATCGGGGAGCTGCTCAACCTCTCCTACGCCCTGAGCATCCACAAAGTGCAGGGGATGGAGTACGACACCGTCGTCATCGTCATGAGCTTCTCCCATCACATCATGCTCAACGCCAAACTGCTCTACACCGCCGTAACGAGGGCCAAGCGCCGCTGCATCGTCATCGGCGAAAGCGGAGCTTTCGAATCGGCGTCACGCCGCCTGGAGCACACGAAACGTGCGACCGTCATGCAAGAACTAGCTAAAGGATAA